The Sulfurimonas sp. HSL3-2 genome segment CGCTATTATCGTTAGTAAGATCGCAATTCCCATACTCGGGTAAAAGCTCATCCCTTTTTTAATCAGGAAAGGAAATACAAGAAACAGTGTCATCGACGGGGCGATCAGCCAGATGATCCTGTTTGAAAATGCTACTGCAGTATCGCTGCTTTGGGTATCTACATACATCCAAGTCATTGCTAGTATGGACACCAACGGTATCGCCGCTAAAAGTGCTCCTGCCAAACTGCTTCTTTTGCTTATTTCAGATATCAGGACGATCAGAACTGTTGTAATGATGAGTTTTACGATGTAGTAGTACACGGTTTCTCCTTGATGTTTGAGAGAGTGTTTTGAAGTTTTAGGTCTCAATAGCTTTTAAGCTAAAGAGGAGGAAGACAAGACTTTTACAGTCTGTCCAGCAGGATCACATGTACGAGCATTCCCTCTTCCAGATCCGTGTCTTCTTCACCTGTTATCATCAGTGCTGATTTGCTAAGCAGGTTTGTAAGGATAGCAGAAGTCCCCGCTTTTTTGTCTTTAAAATCGACCATTAAAGTTCCATCTTCATTAGTCAGGTTACAAGCGGTGAACTCTGTCTTTCTTGATTTTTTACGAAACGGTTCAGCTAACTTTGCCTCGACGATCGGTAGTTCCGGGTCCATTCCCAAGAAGCGGTAGATCAGAGGGATCGCATAAAGCAGTGCCGTGACCGTTGATGAGTATGCAAAGCCGGGAAGTGCTGCTATGAACTTGTTGTCTCGCTGTGCCAGCATGATGTGTTGACCCGGTTTTATGTTTACACCTTTGTAAACGACTTCGGCACCAAGACGAGGGACGATGTCTTTTACAAAATCATAATCACCGACACTCACACCGCCCGTCGAGATGACGATATCTGCACAGCTGAGTGCGTTTTCAAAACTCTCCATAATGGAGACTTTGTCATCTTTAACGACACCGAGCTGGATCACCTCTGCACCTGCGAGTTTTGCCATCGCTTCTATAGTGTAGTTGTTTGAACTTCTGATCTGTGTCGATGTCTTCGCATCTTCACCAATATCAAGTATCTCGCTTCCTGTAGATATGACGGCCACACGTGGTTTAACCGCGACTTTTACCATCACTTTGTTCAGCCCGGCCATAACGCCTATCTCAGTAAAAGAGATCTTTGACCCTTTTTTGATAAGTACATCACCTGCATTATAACTCTCACCCACAGGACGGACACTCGATCCTATCTGTACGTACTCGTCTATGATGATCTCATCGCCCTCGACCGTGACGTTTTCTATCTGGATAAGTGTATCTGCACCCTCTGGCATTTTTGAACCTGTAAAAGTTTTGATGCAGTACCCGCTTGTCACGATTCTTCGCTCATCGCTTCCGGCAGGGTTATCTCCCAGTATCTTGATACGTCCGAGTTCCTGATCTTGCCCGATGATCGCATATCCGTCCATAGATGCCGTTGGAAACTCCGGAGAAGGCGCCTGGGCTACTATATCTTCTGCCAAGATACGTCCAAGCGCATCGCTTAGAAAGATATTCTCAAAACGCAACGCTCCTACATGTAAGAGGTGAAGCATGTTTTGAGATGCTTCGTATGAAATAAAACTCATTTACCTGCTCCTAAAAGTCCGCTGCCTGCAATGCGTGTCGATCTGTCTTTTGCGTAGACTCTCTCACCGTTGATGATGTCATATTTCCAGATAGGTGCGCTTGCTTTAAAGTCTTCGACAAACTCCTCTATAAGTTCGAGTGCGACACGTCTTTTTGGAGAGAAAACTGCTGCGATATATGATGATGTATGAACCGGAACGTCACCTATGGAGTGAGCCATCACGACTTTGGCACCTCTTTGTTTTGCTTTTTCTTCCCAAGCTTTAAACCAACTCTCAAGTATAGGCTCATAGATATCGAAACTCAGTGCTTCAATGGAGTCTTCATCTCTTACTGTTCCGACAAAAGGGATATATGCACCGTAATTGCTTATCGCTTCGGTCTCATACCATCTTTTTAAGATCTCAGGCACATCCAATGGACCGCTGTATAGCTCCAACATGATCAACCGCCGCAGACAGGAGGCAGAAGTGAAATCTTATCTCCGTCGTTTAATTTTATTTCAAGTGATGATACAAGCATATCGTTAATCGCTACGGCGCTATTTGACAGCCACTCTTTTAGTTCATCGTCTTGATTTAGGATATCGGCGACCTCTTTTAAAGTCTGTGCTTCCAGCTCTAGAGGCTCTTTTTGTATGGGACCTAAAAACTCTACATGTACCATATCTATTCCTTTGCTTTTTGTTAAAGCGATTATATCAAAAAATGTAGCTATAATTGCCTTACGTAAATCAACATCGGGAAATTTTTAATTTGGTTTTTGGCAAAATAGAGTATCTTAATCTTTTACCTTTTCACGTATTTATGAAGCGATTTAGCAGATCAAGCAGAGAAAATATGACGATGGAATACAAAAAAAGTGTTCCCGCAAAAATAAATAACCTTTTTGAAAAAAGAATTGTTGACGCTGCTTTCATATCAAGTATAAAAGCAAAAAAATACAAATATGCAAAGCTTGGGATCATCGCAAAAAAAGAGGTCCTAAGCGTACTTGTGATCCCGCAGGATGACTATAAAAAAGATGTGGAATCCGCGACCTCGAATCTCCTTGCAAATATTTTGGGTATCAAAGGCGAAGTCCTCATTGGCGATAAAGCGTTAAAGTATTATCTTAGCGGAGGACCGCACATTGATCTTGCCAAGGCTTGGAACGATAAATATCATCTTCCATTTGTCTTTGCGCTGCTTGCATACCACAATCATCAAAGCCAGATAAAAAAGATCGAAAAACATTTTTCTAAGACAAGAGTCAAAATACCAAGATATATCCTTGCACGTGCTTCTAAAAAGACAGGAATAAAAGAGGAAGAGATCCTAGACTACCTCAAGAGAATAAGTTACAAACTTGATAAAAAAGCTTCATTGGGACTTAGGAAATTTTATGCATTATCTTAAACAATTTAGTTATAATCTAAATACATGAAATATATATTATTAATCTTTTTCGCCATATCGAATATTGTTTATGCAGCGGAGCCTATCTCTCCTATCCCTTGTAAAGTGACCTATGACCAACAAAAAGCCCTGCTCGGCTACCGTTTGTTTATAGATACGACTCTCTCAAGCGACAGGACTACCTCTTGTTTAAGCTGTCACGATATCTTTGAAGCTGGCGGTGCAGATAAAAATGTCGTATCCATAGGCGTAAAACACAGAATGGGCAATATTCAGTCTCCGACAGTTTTAAACGCATGCTACAACTTCAAGCAGTTTTGGAACGGCAGAGCAAAAAGCCTTGCTGAACAAGCTTCGGGACCGATTCACAATCCACTTGAGATGGATATGAACGCTTCAAAAGTAGAAAAAAGACTAAACGCTTCAAAAGAGTATAAAAAACTGTTTTATGCGGTATATGAAACCGACTCTATTAAATTCTCACAAGTCATCGATGCGATCGTAGAATTTGAAAAAGCCCTTGTTACGCCTAACTCAAAGTTCGACAGATATCTAAACGGAGAGAACACCTTAAGTAAAAAAGAGATCGAGGGATATAACCTCTTCAAGCAGATAGGTTGTATAACCTGCCATAACGGTGTCAATATCGGCGGGAATGCGATGCAGAAGTTCGGTCTGTTTCAAGAGTATAAAAATGCCCGTCCATACCCCGATCTTTACTCTATCACGAAAGACCCTGCTTATAAAAATGTATTTAAGGTCCCAACGCTGAGAAACATCGCACTAACAGCACCCTATCTTCACGACGGATCTGCAAAAGATCTAAAAGATGTAGTCGAGCAGATGGCAAAGTATCAGCTGGGGACGAAACTCTCCGATGATGAGATAGATAAGATCATCCTCTTTCTTCAAACTTTAAACGGTCAGACTCCAAAGATATTGAGCCAAAAGCTATGAATCTTTTTAAAAATATCTTTTCTATCTCTATAATCGGCATTATTTTATTTTATGCACTTATAGCGTTTTACAGATATGAACAAAAATTTTCTTCACAACAAAGAAGTTTCATTTCATCTCTTAATGAATTAAACAGACACAACTCTGACCTAAAATACAATATCCTTCAAAGTTCTATCTTCGCTTATTATAATCAAGACGATACGACAAACCATGTAACATTATTGGAACAAAGCTACGAAAAACTACAAAACGAACAGATATTAAATAATAAAAACTACGCTCAAGTAAAGAAGGATATAACAGACCTAAGACCCGTCATAGATAAAAAAATGGATGATATTAGAAAATTCCTTATCATCAATGCAGGGATAAAGAACTCTTTTATCTTTTTGTCCAGACACGCTTCAAGAAGTCAACATTATTTTAGTGCAAACGATTCGATTCATGAACAGATAGATTCACTTATGGCCCTGTTCTCAAATGCCAGAAGAATACAGGACAACAGCTATATCAGCAAGGATTCGAAAGTCTTATTTACTAATGAACATCTGACGCAGAAACAAAAAGAGTATATAAAGACATTTAATCTTCATGCATCATATCTGCTTCAAAACTTCAACCAATTTATAAAACTTGTCGATAAGATCTTAGATGATACGATAGATGACAAAACAGATATTATCGCTGAAGAGTTTGCAAAGAGTTCACAAAAAGATATGCAGGCGCTTAACTACTTTGCAGTAACGCTGATCACTGTTTTACTTCTGCTTATAGTCACTATCATCTATCTGTTTATAAAGATCTGGCAAGAAAACAAGCTTCTTAAAACAGCACGGTATGACTTAGACTATTCACTTACTCATGACAAACTTACAGGTCTATATAACAGAAACGCTTTTGAAGAGATGATATCAGAAGCTGACAATAAATTCACATTGCTTCTTATAAACATAGACAAATTTAAACAGATCAACGATCTTTACGGCAACAGCATCGGAAATAAACTTTTAAAAGAGGTATCCAGGTTTATACAGTTTGACTCATTAAAATATTTTCATACGAAATATTTTAGACTTGGAGGAGACGAGTTCGCGGTACTAGTCCAGAACCTGCCGATAAAAGAAGCAGAAAATATTGCCAACTCTTTAGCAAGAAGTATATCTTTACACCATTTTATTATCTCTGACATCAGCATAAACCTGAGTGTCTCCATCGCCATAAACAACAAACGTCCTCTTCTGGAAAATGCAGATATGGCACTAAAACATATAAAAAGTTTTCCGGAGATAAGTTCTATCGTATTTGATGAAAAGATGAATCTTCTTGAAAAAATAAAGAAAAATATCGAAATCATTACTCTAGTAAAAGAAGCTGTCAGGGATAACAGGGTTATCCCGTATTTCCAACCTATTTTAAATGTAAAAACAAAAAAAATAGAGAAGTATGAAGCTCTTGTAAGGATCATCAATCATGACGGAACATTAGTCATGCCGTTTGACTTTTTGGAGATCATTAGAAAGACATCCGTATATAAAGACATAACAAGGATCATGATAAACAAAGTCATAGCGATCGCTAAAGACAAACCCTATAGATTTTCTATCAACATCTCCATGCAGGATATCTCAAACGATGAGTTGATGCGGGTTTTCTTTACACAATTAGAACTCAATAAATCTTCGAACTTTCATCTGGACATCGAACTTTTAGAGACTGAAAATCTATATGATATTAAGAGAATAGAGAAGTTTATAAACGATGTAAAACAGTATGGATGTAAAGTACTTATAGATGACTTTGGAACAGGTTATTCAAACTTTTCCTATTTTTCATATCTCGATATCGATAGTTTAAAAGTCGACGGCTCGATCATCAAAGAGATCATCAAAGATGATAAGAAGCTGCAGATACTAAAAGCGATCAACAGGTTTGCTTTTGCCATCGATGTAGAAACTGTGGCTGAATTTGTCGAAAACAGAGGGATATTTGACAAGATAGAAGAGGTAGGCATAACCTACGCTCAAGGATATTTTATAGGCAAACCGTCACCTGATCTGCTCAAAGACGACAGTTTTACCGTTTAAACCCTGCTGGAAAGCTCTCTTTTATATGCTTCGAGATCAAACTCTTTTAGTGCAGATGAACCGCTTTTTATGGCAGCCTCGGCAACTGCGGAACTGACCTCGACTATCAGTCTTTTGTCAAAAGGTTTTGGAATGATATACTCTCTTCCAAAGAGAAGTTTCGTGTCATATATCTCATTGAGATACTCCGGAACCTCTTTACATGTAAGCTCGGCTAGCGCATATGACGCCGCTAGTTTCATATCTATATTGATCTTTTTTGCCCGTACATCCATCGCCCCTCTAAATATAAAGGGAAAGCCTAAGACATTGTTAACCTGATTTGGCAGATCGCTTCTTCCTGTGGCGATGATGGCATCGGCTCTCGCCGCTCTTACATCATCAGGGAATATCTCAGGAACCGGATTTGCCAGCGTAAAGACGATGGGGTCCTTTGCCATCTTTTTAATATGTTCTGTTGTAAAGGTACCCGGACGCGAAAGACCGACTACGATATCCGCACCTTCAAAGACTTCATCCTGCGTCATCACTTGTTCGCACATAAACTCTTTTTTGTATTCATTTATATCATCTCTTTTTGAGTGTACGACACCTTTTGAGTCTATCATGTAGATCGTCTTGACACCCAGATGTCTGTAAAGTCTTGCACAGCTGATCGCGGCTGCTCCTGCACCTACTACGACTATCTTTAGATCCTCGATATCTCTTGATGTTATCTTGCAGGCATTGATGATCCCAGCCGCACTAATGACAGCCGTACCGTGCTGATCATCATGCATTACGGGGATATCAAGTCTCTCAACCAAACGTCTCTCTATCTCGAAACACTCGGGGGCTTTGATGTCCTCTAAATTTATCCCTCCAAAAGTCGGAGAGATAGCTTCTACGACATCACAAAATCTGTCTATATCTTTGCTGTCTACTTCTATATCAAATGAATCAAGTTTACTGAATTTTTTAAACAGTATCCCTTTGCCTTCCATGACGGGTTTTGAAGCAAGAGCTCCGATATCACCAAGCCCCAAAACGGCTGTACCGTTTGAAATGACTGCCACAAGATTTGATTTTGCAGTATATTTATAAGCATTATCGGGATCTTTTTCTATCTCAAGACACGGGACTGCAACACCGGGAGTATATGCAAGACCTAAGTCTTTTTGTGTCTGCATAGGTTTAGTAGGTTCAACCGATATTTTACCGGGACGGGGAAACTGATGATAATCTAGAGCTTCTTGATCGCTGATCTTTATGTTTGACATGAGTACTTCCAAAAGTGGTTTTACTCATTATAACAGATAATCAATAGCAATCTAATATATAGCTGTTATCATCCTTTTTCAAATCATATTTATACTGTCCGTCAAGTTCTATAACTACTCTGTAGTATCCCTTATGGTTTCCGATACGGACATTTTTATATATAGATCTTTTGAACTTTTTTTGATACGATCTAAAATCCGCATCTCTTTTAAAGTCGACTACGATCCTATATGGATCAAGTAACATAAAACTGCGTATCTTCTTATCTTTAGTCATTATCTTTAGTTTTTTTCCGCTTACAGCAAAGGAGATAAATTCATAATCTGCAATTTTTTTGAACTCTTGCTCTTTTTTTACTGTTGACTGCTCTTTTAATATAGGGTGTTCTTTTTCTGCAGTATCATTTGTATATGATTGAGAGATAAAGATCGGCAGATGCCAGTCTATAGAGTTGTCAAGCGATATAGATTTTTTTTCAATAGAGCCGTCAAGGTTTATGTATTCAACAGATACTTCTCTTACTATTCTGGCACTCGATGGAAGTGTAATAGTCGCACGTTTAAGTGGATCATGCTGTTTTACTTTGTTAGTGGATATAGAAAGATTTTGTGAGTCTTGTGTTGGAAAGAATGGGTTTTCTCTCGCATTCAGCGATAAGATCAATGATATAAGTAAGACTATACTTTTAAACACTCGAACCCTTTTTATGTAATAATGAAGTTATTATAGCAAATTATTGTGCGGTAATCTCTTTTAATTCAAAATACTCTCTTTGCTTCTGTGCATTTTGTTTTTTTAGAGTATGTATCTCATCTTTTAAGTAGTCATGATAATCATCAAGCTTCATAAGTACCTCTAAAGAGTTTGTTCCATACAGTAAGCTGCCGATATAGACACCTGAAAATAAAACAATAAAAAGTGCGATTAGGAATTTGCCGATTGAAAGACCGAGATATTTCTCGGTAATCGATTGTGAACTATCTATCTCATCATACAGTTCGTCATGATTCATAGTTTCACCTTAGCTGCAAGCATTTGATAGGAGTAGTTCCTATCAAATTAGTTAAAAAGTTGTGAACCTAAATATTCACCGTATACGATCTCGTTTTCTATCTCTAGTAAACGGTTGTATTTTGCAGTTCTTTCACCGCGAGCTGTAGAACCTGTTTTGATCTCACCACAGTTAAGTGCAACTGCAAAGTCAGCGATAAATGCATCTTCACTCTCTCCAGAACGGTGACTCATAACACATTTGTAACCGTTTCTCTGAGCTAAACGAACAGTTAACATCGTCTCGCTTACAGAACCGATCTGATTTGGTTTGATAAGGATAGCGTTTGCTATCTCTTTTTGGATACCTTCGTTTAATATAGCTGCATTTGTAACAAAAAGGTCATCACCGACAAGTTGAACTTTATCTGCAAGTTTTTCAGTAAGAACTTTCCATCCAGCCCAGTCATCTTCGCTTAGACCGTCTTCGATTGAAACGATCGGGTATTTTGAACATAGGTCTTCGTAGTACGCTACCAGTTCTTCTGAAGTAACAGTTCTGTTTTCAGACTCTAAACGGTAACCGCCCTCTACTACTAACTCAGATGCAGCGACATCAAGAGCGATAGCGATATCTTTTCCTGCTTCATATCCTGCTTTTGCGATAGCTTCCATAATAACTTGGATAGGCTCTTCATTTGAACTTAGATCCGGTGCAAAACCACCCTCGTCACCAAGTGCAGTATTGTGATTTTTTGCTTTTAGAATAGCTTTTAGATTGTGATATACCTCTGCTGAAGCTTTTAGTGCATCTGTGAAATCCTCAAATCCGATAGGCATGATCATATACTCTTGAAAATCAACAGAGTTGTCTGCGTGGCTTCCACCGTTGATAATGTTTAGCATCGGTGTAGGCATAACCATTGCATTAGCACCGCCAAGGTAACGGTAAAGAGGCATTTTTAAGCTTTTTGCCGCAGCACGAGCCACTGCCATAGAAACACCAAGTACTGCATTAGCACCTAAGTTTCCATAGTTTTCAGTCCCGTCAAGCTCTTTCATAGTCGCATCCACCATCGCTTGGTTAAACGGACTCATTCCGATCAGACCGTCAGCGATATGAGTGTTTACGTTTTCAACAGCTTTTAAAACACCTTTACCCATGTAACGCTCATCGCCGTCACGTAGTTCTAACGCTTCTCTTTTACCTGTACTTGCTCCTGAAGGAACAATAGCGCTTGCACTTGTACCGTCACTTAACTCTACTGTAGCTTTTACCGTTGGATTCCCGCGTGAATCCATAACCTCGATTGCACTAACATTATCTATAAAAATCATATATCTAAATCTCCTTCATCTATGTCTGATACGTCCATGGTCATAAGTGTACTCATCCCCATAGCGTTTTTAATTTTATCTTCTATCTCGCGAGCCAGTTCAGGCTCGTCTTTAAATTTTTGTTTAACGTTTTCGCGTCCCTGTCCAAGTTTGACGTCTTCATACGAGAACCAGGCACCGCTTTTGTCGATGATGTCTAATTTTACACCATAATCGACTAATTCGCCCTCTTTTGAGATTCCTTCTCCAAACATAATATCAAATTCTGCCTGACGGAAAGGAGGTGCTACTTTATTTTTTATCACTTTTGCTTTTACGCGGTTCCCGATCTGACTCTCACCCTGTTTAAGTGAAGCGATACGTCTGACGTCTATACGCACAGATGCGTAGAACTTCAGTGCGTTTCCGCCTGTTGTAGTCTCAGGTGAACCGTAACCCATCATACCGATCTTCATACGGATCTGGTTGATAAAGATCACCGTACAGTTCATCTTATGTAAAATACCCGTAAGCTTACGAAGTGCTTTTGACATAAGACGTGCTTGTACACCGACATTTTGATCCGACATCTCACCTTCGATCTCAGATTTCGGCGTAAGTGCCGCGACCGAGTCGATAACGATAAGATCGACTGCCCCGCTGCGCGCTATTGTTTCAACGATATCAAGTGCCTGCTCGCCGTAATCCGGTTGTGATACAAGCAGATTATCTATATCTACGCCAAGATTTTTAGCATAGACGACATCAAGGGCATGCTCAGCATCGATAAATGCACACACTCCGCCGTTTTTTTGACACTCTGCAGTTATCTGCAGTGCCAAAGTCGTTTTACCAGAACTCTCAGGTCCATATACTTCGACTATACGTCCTTGAGGGACTCCGCCTATACCAAGAGCCAGGTCAAGCCCTAATGAACCTGTACTTATCGCTTTGATAGGCTCGATCTCTTTATCGCCGAGTCTCATCAAAGTACCTTTTCCAAAGGTTTTATCTAACTGTTTTAATGCTAAGTCTAATGATTTTTGTTTGTTTGCATCCATTTTATCGCTCACTTATTTGGGATGTACCCAGAAATTTATTAGACTAATCATATTTCAATATGAAATATATTTTCAAAAATATTGCATTTTGTCATATTTTATCTTATATGTATGCATTACCTATAAAATAATGTGTAATTTTAGCGTTATTTGGTTAAAATTAAATTGATTTACAACTTAATGGATTTAACTTTGAAAAAAATGCTAATTGCTCACTCACCAGACGCCGATGATATCTTTATGTACTATGCTATAAAGTTTGGCTGGGTCGGTATGAATAATGTCAGTTTTGAGAATATTGCACTTGATATAGAAACACTTAATGAAGCGACTTTAAAAGGGACTTACGACATCGCTGCCATCAGCTTTGCACTTTACCCGCATGTTAAAGATGAGTATGCACCGCTGCGTACGGCCGTCAGTTTCGGCGAAGGGTACGGACCGAAACTCATCAAACTAAAAGGTACGAAACTAAAGCGTAACTTTAAAGTCGCACTGAGCGGAAAATATACGACGAATGCGATGCTGTTTCGTATTGCTTACCCTGATGCACGCATCACGTATATGAATTTTTTAGAGATAGAAGACGCAGTAAAAAGCGGGAAAGTAGATGCGGGTGTGCTTATACATGAAAGCATCCTCACATATGCAGACGAACTTGAAGTAGAACGCGAGATATGGGACGTTTGGCAGGAACTTTCTGGCGGAGGTCTGCCACTTCCTCTTGGAGGGATGGCGATACGCCGTTCATTACCGCTTAATAAAGCGATAGAGTACGAGAAGACTTTGACTAAAGCGGTCGATGTCGCACGTCAGCATAAAGAGAGACTCTCGAAAATG includes the following:
- a CDS encoding MqnA/MqnD/SBP family protein, which encodes MVFGKIEYLNLLPFHVFMKRFSRSSRENMTMEYKKSVPAKINNLFEKRIVDAAFISSIKAKKYKYAKLGIIAKKEVLSVLVIPQDDYKKDVESATSNLLANILGIKGEVLIGDKALKYYLSGGPHIDLAKAWNDKYHLPFVFALLAYHNHQSQIKKIEKHFSKTRVKIPRYILARASKKTGIKEEEILDYLKRISYKLDKKASLGLRKFYALS
- a CDS encoding MqnA/MqnD/SBP family protein, yielding MKKMLIAHSPDADDIFMYYAIKFGWVGMNNVSFENIALDIETLNEATLKGTYDIAAISFALYPHVKDEYAPLRTAVSFGEGYGPKLIKLKGTKLKRNFKVALSGKYTTNAMLFRIAYPDARITYMNFLEIEDAVKSGKVDAGVLIHESILTYADELEVEREIWDVWQELSGGGLPLPLGGMAIRRSLPLNKAIEYEKTLTKAVDVARQHKERLSKMLIERDLVRVDAPTLDKYLELYANDDSVSLSQIQLQAIDKLYELGYKHGFYDMPVKIEDYLIPTQYESLRNS
- a CDS encoding EAL domain-containing protein, which produces MNLFKNIFSISIIGIILFYALIAFYRYEQKFSSQQRSFISSLNELNRHNSDLKYNILQSSIFAYYNQDDTTNHVTLLEQSYEKLQNEQILNNKNYAQVKKDITDLRPVIDKKMDDIRKFLIINAGIKNSFIFLSRHASRSQHYFSANDSIHEQIDSLMALFSNARRIQDNSYISKDSKVLFTNEHLTQKQKEYIKTFNLHASYLLQNFNQFIKLVDKILDDTIDDKTDIIAEEFAKSSQKDMQALNYFAVTLITVLLLLIVTIIYLFIKIWQENKLLKTARYDLDYSLTHDKLTGLYNRNAFEEMISEADNKFTLLLINIDKFKQINDLYGNSIGNKLLKEVSRFIQFDSLKYFHTKYFRLGGDEFAVLVQNLPIKEAENIANSLARSISLHHFIISDISINLSVSIAINNKRPLLENADMALKHIKSFPEISSIVFDEKMNLLEKIKKNIEIITLVKEAVRDNRVIPYFQPILNVKTKKIEKYEALVRIINHDGTLVMPFDFLEIIRKTSVYKDITRIMINKVIAIAKDKPYRFSINISMQDISNDELMRVFFTQLELNKSSNFHLDIELLETENLYDIKRIEKFINDVKQYGCKVLIDDFGTGYSNFSYFSYLDIDSLKVDGSIIKEIIKDDKKLQILKAINRFAFAIDVETVAEFVENRGIFDKIEEVGITYAQGYFIGKPSPDLLKDDSFTV
- a CDS encoding malic enzyme-like NAD(P)-binding protein, coding for MSNIKISDQEALDYHQFPRPGKISVEPTKPMQTQKDLGLAYTPGVAVPCLEIEKDPDNAYKYTAKSNLVAVISNGTAVLGLGDIGALASKPVMEGKGILFKKFSKLDSFDIEVDSKDIDRFCDVVEAISPTFGGINLEDIKAPECFEIERRLVERLDIPVMHDDQHGTAVISAAGIINACKITSRDIEDLKIVVVGAGAAAISCARLYRHLGVKTIYMIDSKGVVHSKRDDINEYKKEFMCEQVMTQDEVFEGADIVVGLSRPGTFTTEHIKKMAKDPIVFTLANPVPEIFPDDVRAARADAIIATGRSDLPNQVNNVLGFPFIFRGAMDVRAKKINIDMKLAASYALAELTCKEVPEYLNEIYDTKLLFGREYIIPKPFDKRLIVEVSSAVAEAAIKSGSSALKEFDLEAYKRELSSRV
- the eno gene encoding phosphopyruvate hydratase codes for the protein MIFIDNVSAIEVMDSRGNPTVKATVELSDGTSASAIVPSGASTGKREALELRDGDERYMGKGVLKAVENVNTHIADGLIGMSPFNQAMVDATMKELDGTENYGNLGANAVLGVSMAVARAAAKSLKMPLYRYLGGANAMVMPTPMLNIINGGSHADNSVDFQEYMIMPIGFEDFTDALKASAEVYHNLKAILKAKNHNTALGDEGGFAPDLSSNEEPIQVIMEAIAKAGYEAGKDIAIALDVAASELVVEGGYRLESENRTVTSEELVAYYEDLCSKYPIVSIEDGLSEDDWAGWKVLTEKLADKVQLVGDDLFVTNAAILNEGIQKEIANAILIKPNQIGSVSETMLTVRLAQRNGYKCVMSHRSGESEDAFIADFAVALNCGEIKTGSTARGERTAKYNRLLEIENEIVYGEYLGSQLFN
- a CDS encoding MoaD/ThiS family protein, coding for MVHVEFLGPIQKEPLELEAQTLKEVADILNQDDELKEWLSNSAVAINDMLVSSLEIKLNDGDKISLLPPVCGG
- a CDS encoding molybdopterin molybdotransferase MoeA; this translates as MSFISYEASQNMLHLLHVGALRFENIFLSDALGRILAEDIVAQAPSPEFPTASMDGYAIIGQDQELGRIKILGDNPAGSDERRIVTSGYCIKTFTGSKMPEGADTLIQIENVTVEGDEIIIDEYVQIGSSVRPVGESYNAGDVLIKKGSKISFTEIGVMAGLNKVMVKVAVKPRVAVISTGSEILDIGEDAKTSTQIRSSNNYTIEAMAKLAGAEVIQLGVVKDDKVSIMESFENALSCADIVISTGGVSVGDYDFVKDIVPRLGAEVVYKGVNIKPGQHIMLAQRDNKFIAALPGFAYSSTVTALLYAIPLIYRFLGMDPELPIVEAKLAEPFRKKSRKTEFTACNLTNEDGTLMVDFKDKKAGTSAILTNLLSKSALMITGEEDTDLEEGMLVHVILLDRL
- the recA gene encoding recombinase RecA; its protein translation is MDANKQKSLDLALKQLDKTFGKGTLMRLGDKEIEPIKAISTGSLGLDLALGIGGVPQGRIVEVYGPESSGKTTLALQITAECQKNGGVCAFIDAEHALDVVYAKNLGVDIDNLLVSQPDYGEQALDIVETIARSGAVDLIVIDSVAALTPKSEIEGEMSDQNVGVQARLMSKALRKLTGILHKMNCTVIFINQIRMKIGMMGYGSPETTTGGNALKFYASVRIDVRRIASLKQGESQIGNRVKAKVIKNKVAPPFRQAEFDIMFGEGISKEGELVDYGVKLDIIDKSGAWFSYEDVKLGQGRENVKQKFKDEPELAREIEDKIKNAMGMSTLMTMDVSDIDEGDLDI
- a CDS encoding cytochrome c peroxidase; protein product: MKYILLIFFAISNIVYAAEPISPIPCKVTYDQQKALLGYRLFIDTTLSSDRTTSCLSCHDIFEAGGADKNVVSIGVKHRMGNIQSPTVLNACYNFKQFWNGRAKSLAEQASGPIHNPLEMDMNASKVEKRLNASKEYKKLFYAVYETDSIKFSQVIDAIVEFEKALVTPNSKFDRYLNGENTLSKKEIEGYNLFKQIGCITCHNGVNIGGNAMQKFGLFQEYKNARPYPDLYSITKDPAYKNVFKVPTLRNIALTAPYLHDGSAKDLKDVVEQMAKYQLGTKLSDDEIDKIILFLQTLNGQTPKILSQKL
- a CDS encoding AMIN domain-containing protein — protein: MFKSIVLLISLILSLNARENPFFPTQDSQNLSISTNKVKQHDPLKRATITLPSSARIVREVSVEYINLDGSIEKKSISLDNSIDWHLPIFISQSYTNDTAEKEHPILKEQSTVKKEQEFKKIADYEFISFAVSGKKLKIMTKDKKIRSFMLLDPYRIVVDFKRDADFRSYQKKFKRSIYKNVRIGNHKGYYRVVIELDGQYKYDLKKDDNSYILDCY
- a CDS encoding DUF3147 family protein, which translates into the protein MYYYIVKLIITTVLIVLISEISKRSSLAGALLAAIPLVSILAMTWMYVDTQSSDTAVAFSNRIIWLIAPSMTLFLVFPFLIKKGMSFYPSMGIAILLTIIAYYLMILIVERFGIKM
- a CDS encoding molybdenum cofactor biosynthesis protein MoaE; translated protein: MLELYSGPLDVPEILKRWYETEAISNYGAYIPFVGTVRDEDSIEALSFDIYEPILESWFKAWEEKAKQRGAKVVMAHSIGDVPVHTSSYIAAVFSPKRRVALELIEEFVEDFKASAPIWKYDIINGERVYAKDRSTRIAGSGLLGAGK